The window TTTACATATCTTTCCCCCAAAGAAATCATAGAATATTCTAACGCATGTCTTACTATTTCCAGAACTTTCTTGCTTTGTGTGCCAGTGGATTCTACAACGGCTGTCTCTTCCATCGTAATATTAAAGGTTTCATGGTTCAAACTGGTGATCCTACAGGTACGGTTTTGTCTTTCATCTGCTGCAATTTTAACACTGAAATGTCAGAATTCACTCCTCACTTCTTCCTTATTCTCTGTATTGTGATTAAACCATTCAGGCACAGGCAAAGGAGGAACAAGTATATGGGGTCGCAAATTTGATGACGAGTACAGTGAACATCTAAAAGTGAGTACCTACTTAGGTAGCTTTTACTACATCAGGGAAAAAAGTTGAACCTTATATTTCATCAGGGTTTCATCTTAAACATATTCTGCTCTCTTTCATTCCAGCATAATGTCAGAGGAGTTGTCTCAATGGCTAACAACGGCCCCAACACAAATGGCTCCCAGTTTTTCTTCACATATGCCAAACAGCCCCATCTAGACATGAAGTACACCGTGTTTGGAAAGTATGcatctttttaaagtgttttgtgaGAAAGAATGAATGATTGTTTGGACACCTGGTTAGTGTGCTTGATAGTTACTGATTGATTTAGAACAGTGGTGCCCAAATTGCGGCCCGTTGTCCATTgtgaattggccctcagcaaattcaaaaagcatATTGGAATACGGCCCACATGGTTGCTCggaatagacccttcatatttccccctATATAAGCAATCTGAGTCTTCTGTTGCACacttttttgtaacaaaataaattaaccctatggagagctgtgatataggctgtttttttcttaaagcatatccAAGTATCAtgcataattgacctacatttgattgatctACTCATTTATGACTTAACTTATATAtagcaatatacctcacctctagtgagtggctCAGCCCTTCCTATATTTTTctatatgtggccctcagtgaaaaaagtttggacacccatGATTTAGAACATAACTAATTTGCAGCTGATCTCACTCTTTTCCACATGTAGAATAATCGATGGCCTGGAGACACTGGATGAACTGGAGAAGCTGCCTGTCAATGAAAAGACATTCAGACCACTGACTGAAACCCGGATAAAGGATGTGACCATTCATGCCAACCCTTTTGCTGGATAGACCGCTTTCTCTTCAAATATGCAAATAGGCCTTTGACCCAAACTTGGACTCTGAAATGCCCCTGAGCCTTTTTATACAGGGTGTCATACCTTGCCAAAGTTAATTCATAACTTTTCAGGCTAGGA of the Eleginops maclovinus isolate JMC-PN-2008 ecotype Puerto Natales chromosome 12, JC_Emac_rtc_rv5, whole genome shotgun sequence genome contains:
- the ppil3 gene encoding peptidyl-prolyl cis-trans isomerase-like 3: MTVIHCGTILCWAHAPTRTCFSKHLFKDAPFKMAVTFQTDLGEIKIELFCERAPKSCENFLALCASGFYNGCLFHRNIKGFMVQTGDPTGTGKGGTSIWGRKFDDEYSEHLKHNVRGVVSMANNGPNTNGSQFFFTYAKQPHLDMKYTVFGKIIDGLETLDELEKLPVNEKTFRPLTETRIKDVTIHANPFAG